gtttctgtTGCGTGTCGGTTTTGTCGTCTGAATGTATGGATGTCTAAACGTATCGGCTACTGTATGATGGTGCGAGGCGCGATGCTCTAAGCAACACGGCCGGTGAAGAACAACTCGGTAAGATCGACAAAATGCCCTAAAATTTGCGCTTTACATTAGtgaatttatatgtatgtaaactAATTGCAGTCTCTTGTcgttatatattgtaaaagcTATTGTAAAtgctaatatttttgttgttgaAGAAGGTAAAATTATACGTGATATCGAGAATGAAGtggagacaaaaaaaaaaagagaaatcgaATAAAATGGCTAGtcataacttttataaattaatacgcCGAGTGTGCGCAAATCgtgataaattttacattttagctGCGGAAATagtaatctaataataattaaatttataaattcttaaaatcataagatttagatattttttatttgtatcagTAAATTCTCACAAGTAAAACTCACGAGCTAATTCTTGGCACTCGACGCATTAAGACGCTTCGGAATTTTATAGTCATCGCGCAACTTCGTCAGCGATCTTACCGGATGTTCGTTTCTAAATTACGACGCTCTGTTTCAGTCGCACCTCGAACGATATTAATTACTCTTTACTTCGTAATCGCCCCTCCGCCGGCATTTATACTCTAGCTAATACTTTTACACGCTACGAatgtttttttcctttttctttaaatcgtAATCATTTAGCATGTCACACTACGGATGAACTCCCTCACTCCGGGTCTCTCTCGCTATTACCCAACTATTTCGCTATTACGAGCAATAATGTACATCAATTACATACAAAACAAGATATAAGTGTTAATGTTCTCTTGTTACATTGTCGACACCGTCTCGCGTAAGATGGTCGCACTCACAAATATACcatgttattattaatcagAGAAACTCGCCGCCGTTTTGACGATCTATCGTTCGCAGCACGAGATATAATCCCATCGCGGACACCTACGAGAACACTGCGACGATACTTCGTTCGAAAGATTTTTCGACGATCGGCCGATTGTCCTTAGAAAACTCCGCTCTGATGTAGGAGAGAATCGACGCGAGTCTCCGCGTCGTCGAACTCGACACGGAGGTAAAATTGCGATATAattcttacattataataataatactacgCACAGTGTAATTATACGAAAACTTAGCTTTTTAATGACAACAAAAACGCAATCGCGTTCGTTACTCCCGGTTAAAAATTCGAAACTCTCAAAAGGCGTTCTCTATGCAAGGCGTTCTTCTTACTGTATTCGAATAATCTTCACTGTTTATTCACGGTTGATCGTATTTTTGAACGCGCTAATTAAGTTTCTGGTGATGTTCCTGAACATCTACTTTTATCTGTATATATGTTGCGTTGATGCAGAACTTTTATGACTTCTACGAACGAAAAACAGAAAACTAGATGTTACTTTCGAAGGTAATGATCAACATTTCCGCGTATGCAGAATTAGTTAATAAcctctaaataataaataaaatttctagatTGATAAGCTTAACGCAATGCGAATCTCTCTAACGGCAGTGAAAGATTTTGGATTTGCACACGCAACATATACTAGTCGAAAAACGACATTGTGTTGCATAAATTAAACAGACGGAGTATTCTAGAaagattttactttttttctacgaACAATGTTCTCAACATTATCGTTCATACATGGGGTACGCAAGACCCGACACgtagttaattaattagtgGGAATAATCGCTGATTATGCGTTACAATAATCGTCTAAATCTCTTCGCTTTTAAAAACGTAATTGCGGTAATAGTTAGATCctaatacttattaattttatcaaattttaaacatcCGCGAATCAATATAACGGTCACAgtaaagatatatgtatagcCTTGTCTTAGAATACTGATGTgtgaaaatatgaatattttctttcttttctttctcttcattTATATTATGAATAGTTTCGTTCTGCAGACATGTTTTGTCACATAATTCATAAGTGAAACTCGAAActaaatgcaaaaaacataaaaaaacaaaatggttaTGCGAAACGGTGTTAAGATCTTTTCTTCAATTTGCAATACGACGGTTCAGATGGTCGGAATGAATCCTATtcgtaaattgtaaaaaaacttttattttctctgtTGATCATTCCTTCACTTGTGCCGAAGAGAATAAAGTTCTATTCATTCATTCATATTTGATTATCTAGACTGTCGTATTACAAATTCAAACATTAACTTCGTTCATCGTTTTGTCTATTCTACTTCTACGGCGAATAATACCCTTATCGTGCTCATCCGTGGGCAAATGTACGTTTGAATGTATGTATGTTGTGACATgtgtacaatatatgtatatagattctgtatacatatacactatattcatattcatatttatatatttgtatatacatatataacttctctctttttcacatttattactttgcaaaatatttcttttgccGACAATCGGCATTAAGCCCGTATAATACAAtcgcaaattacatttttgtcgCTTAGGCAAATGTTCACTTGTTTATCGGTAAGTACAATGACCATTCGCATTGCTTCGTTCCAATCGATGAAGACAAAACAATGCGCGTACTCCTATCCGATTAATCACGTCAATGTCGAGAAATGCTTGTTTGCGGACCAAAATCTCGACCTAAGTGTGAAGCTTCTGAAGACACCTTTATCAATATTCGTTAAACCAAAGCCGAATGTCCGATCGGCTGTATTGTGAGAGCGTCTCGCTATAATACTTTACAATGAGTAAGTTTGACAAAAACCGCGTTATAGGTGCTAACAAAGAAATGAAGTACGAGACATTTGTGTCACAGTATACCCGAATACTAGAGCATTTTATGAAACGCGAGAAAAACGCACTCGCGAACGTGATAAACAGTGAGAATGATACGATAGGCGAGAGTATACCCGCATTCGCAACAATTACTATTACAATGGAAAATTCGGTCGGCCGCTAGAACGAGGCTGACTAATGCTCGGAAGTGAAGTGGTAGAGAGATGGACCAGTCCTTTTCGACGACTGTCGCGATCAGTGACGCGGCGCATATCCTAATAGTAGAAATGAGCGAAGCTGTTGCAGGTGTTGCGCGAACGTACCGAACCTCAGCTATGGGTTTGTGGATGCGGAGGCGGTGCGCCGGTGATCTCGGTCCAGCGCATTTCGAAGAAACTGCGCATCCCGTGGCCGGCCTTGCCCACAGGACTGTCGTCCTCGTTGAATACCTCGCAGTTGATGAACATCTGCCTGACATCGGCGCAAAACTCATCGCGAGACTTGTACCTGCATCGAGAAGCACTCGTTGTGAAAAACTTCAGCCTTCCAATGCCGACCAAGGTTGACGATCggtcaagtttttttttttttgcgatcaGTCTGTGTATATGTTAGATCTATTAGGCCTGTTTTAAAGACCAAGAGATTTTGAGAGATTTTGAAAGGCAGCTAAAGATAGTACTTTCACTTAACTAATCGCTGGCGCGTATTGAACAACTTACGCGGAGTCCTGCAACTTCTTCTTTATCGTACTGAGATCCATGGGGGTTTTTATGATTTTCTTGTAGGTCGGGAACTGTTTGGTGTTCACCGGCAGGAGGAACGGCCAGGCCTCGTCCTGCTGCTCCAACTGTTCGAGGAGTATCTTACAAGGCGCCAGCTCTCGTTGTTGCTTCTTCGTGAGCGTCCGATTGTTACCCTCCTTCCGTGGTGAGGCGGTAGGAGTCGGCGGTTCCGACGAACTGACATCCTCTACGTGCGTGTTCGATGCCGTTGATGGCGTTGGACTGCGGCGCAAAACAACAGAGAAATTATTTGCACGATTAGCTTCCGTTCTGCAGGAGGTTTTCCGTCATAAAAGCCTCTGGACGAATGCGCAAGGACGAATTGCATAAGATTCGATCGTGTGTCCGGCTGAGACGGGTACGCTGCTCCCGATGAATTCTATTTGCGTTCTCTCTGACTCTCTGTCTCTCGTTCgctctttattattttttccgtTCTATTTTTCGCCCTCTTGCGCTCTCTCATTTTTTCCGACTCGACTTGAAGGCGGCTCTACTGTTACGATGAATATTTCTGAGAAAATACCTATCCCACAGTCGACGATCGCAAGTACACTAGACAACAACGATGTATCATGAATGTACACAGGGTGCCCGGCGGAGAAACTTGAGACGAGACACTGAAGGAACAGAAATCACTCGAAAAAATTCTATCAGTGACAACCGCcttcaaagaataaaaaattagatatagcTTCTCATAGAACACCCTGCATATGAAAGGAAAAGTTCCTCAAGACGACAAAAATTCTCGGCGATATTGCGACACGGGCCGAGAGGATTAAGTAGGTAATCGCATAAGTACAATGTATACAGATAGTTTTCGTATACAGTTAGATTCGTTTTGAGATTACTTTATTCAATCGGGAATAATGCTTGTCCGCCATATTTGCGGTTGCGATGAATATACTGTTTTCTAATATACTTCGCATGAAACGTCATTAAGCCAGCAACTTGACaatgtttgtttgtttttaacGTAATCACCTAGCTGGTGGATGATCAGAACTTTCACTTTCTCTGGTGCCTCCCCCTTTGGTATGACTCCTTCGACTACTATTTCTCTTCTTTGGTTGTTTACTGTGGCAATTAGAGCAATACCATTTTCCTCGTGGCATCTGTAAGCAGAATGTGTTACATTAAAATGCTTGCACATTtgactttattaaataacgatattaaatatctacaaaGACACCTTTCAGCAATTACTTACTTTTGGCATAACAGGATTATGGCAGTCAGTGTGATAAGCCCTAGGACAGAGTTCGCAAAGGACCAGATTTTTACCCACTCTCTTTCCGCACACTAAACAATTACGTTCACCTGTTGCTTTGTTCATACATTCGTGACAATACCTGAAATAAACAAGTAGGAAAAGCTTGTAACTTTTTACTTAAAGTAGAACCGAATAGGAATACACAAAGAACGTTACTCACCAGTCACCATCAGGaatgttttccatttttggACGGAAACAGTAAGTATGGTAGCCACGGTCACAGCCATCACAGAGCAGCAGTTTATCTTCGTTGTCTCCACTATGACAAAACTGGCAATTCTGCAACCAAAATGAATAAACTTCTCATTTAAAGGAGAACGGaagttatcttttatatagCTAAAATAGCATAAAGATTATAGCATTGTTTGTTAGTTGAgcattttgaacaatttttaaaagcaaacAACAAAGCTctagataaataatttgtgataatattaataaagcgcaaaaatgattaaaaattgcgcaagaactaaattatataaacaagatctacatataatttatccaAATTTAGTATAGCATATAAattcacaaaataataaatgttatttttgagTTTAGTTatcatatatcataaaataaaatatgctatgtatgcatttatatattataataaaaaataataaatatatattgtaataaattaacataaatccgtgcaataatatatgtgagcaacatatcataataataataaaagtagcaATGACAGTTTTGAAcgcattaaaatgtaaaaaagcaAACTAGAGCTATGCGACcgcaaaagttaaaaaacaaagtaaacaataaaaaaatgaacaaatagTAAGCGGCAGTTTTGCATGCAACCGTTACGTTAAACTCTGACCACCATTGAATGTACATTTTTGACGAATATTTCgctatttttgattttatgatttaatgtATGGATATGGATATAAACATTATGTGTTccaattcaataatttataattcgaTGGATGtgcgttttaattataatatatcaacTCCATCCACATAAATTACGTAAATATGTGTCCAGGCATCGCGCGAACAGAGCGAAATCCAACGGAtgtatgcaaattttattgccATATTCTTCGCACATGatgtatatgaaaattttggaATGAGACTGGAAGCggatgttataaaaatattatcgcgTGAGAAACATTTAGGTTTTGGTCATCGAATCGAGTAGACACCTGTCGATATCCATTCGAGGCGACGTATGCTCTGTGAACCCTGTGTTCAATGGAAAGGACAAAGGGTATTAGGAGAGGTAGCAAAGGACGATTCGGTTAGTAAGTTAGTGCGAATACCCACAGAGGTCTGAGAAGTAGTCAATAGCTGTTTGTACTGATTGGTAGCTTTGAGTGAGACGCAGCGGTTTCGTAGCTTGGCGCAGACCGAGTTTCTAGCTGTTGTTAGACTCACAGCCTTCATGATGCTTTTATCCCATGCGATGCTGGCCTCGAGCATGTAGAGCGCCATGGCAAGTTGCGCCGACGTGTGTGCTCGTGCTGTCGCTTCCCGCCAGGTGTTCAGACCCCGTGGCGTCGTTTCCTCTGGCGGTGCAGGCGCCTGGTTATTCTGTTCGGAATTATTCGAGTTTGCGTTAGCGGCCGCTGCTTGTTCCGCCTTGAGAGCTGCCAAGTTGGGATCTCCCGtgctacaaaatattattatcacaaaattaaaatattattgtatattgtaaaCCTTTCGCTCTTCATAAATTTGatctaaatgttattttaatgctttaataataataataaaataaattttattaagaataattatttatattttgtcgataatttttatatacaatttttctgcaaaatatcTAATCATAAGTTTTCCTTTTATCACCGAATACTGAAGAAATTTTgagacataattattatatacaaaaaaatgaaataattaaaaaaatttattttaccaaACGCCTAAAGGTGGTTTCAAGTATCTCCTTTCTATAGCTGCTTCCAAAGAAAGGAGCCTTTGCCGCGCTTGTTCGACTGCACTAATCTTCTCCATCTCATTCAACTTATCGATTTCCTCGGCTTCTTCGGTTCCCGCTCGCGGCGGTAGCTTCCAACCTTTGACTTGCATGCTAGCGTTAGCCACTTTATCTTCAAGCGCTTCTACTTGCTCCAAGAGTTGAGCATCTACTCGTAACGCAACCTGTTCGCCCCAGTTGCTTGGATTATCAGGCTTGGGAATTGGCGTGTTGGGATCGTCTGGTTCTACTTGAAGTTCCGTGGCGGCCATGTTGCCAGGATCAACGTTAATTTTACCAGTTACAGCTAGGAAGGACTCCATTGTCGCCCATGTTGTGCGTTTCAATTCTTTCTCACGGACTCCGCGAGAATGTAGATGCTCAAGAAGTTCTTGGAACGTATCGACATCTGTTATTCTCCACCAACCGTATCTCAGATCTGTGTAAAGTCATATACGATTAAAAACTTAGAAAAcacaattattcttatttcatATTCTCATTTTAATATTCGCGAACTGATTTGACTTACCTTTTGGCACCGGTTTAGCTTCACCAGGAGGCGGTAAACCGTGCACTTTCAAATATTCCAGCTGTACTGCCTCATCTTGAGTTAATATCAGGGGCGCTGGACTGTCGCATCTATCGTAACTTGGACTAGCGGGCGGCGGGAACACTGGGATTCTGAGCTCCGTTGGTTCAGCTATGCCAAAGATTTGCTTAGTGCTGGGTCCTGGAGTATCACACGTTTCACGCGGTAAGATGGAAAACCAATTAGGCTCAGGATTGCTGTTGTCTGAAATAATCGACAtaactaatattaattaaaaatattgaagagtCTGTTCCAGGCAGGGATTCATAGAAACTCACTGGAAATAAAGGAGCCGTTGAGTTCCTTCCCGTTATGTAGATTATTGACATGGTTGAACTTGTCGCCATTCGGTATTGTTTCGACGATTTTATCTTCCATCATTTTCACCAAAGGTTTCGTCATATCTTCGTCCGTTTCctcattctctttttttacttcCTCTTTCATGTTGACATCTGTATTGACTTCTGTCTCCTGTTTTATTTCCTCGGATGTAACGTTTGTTTTCGCATCTGTCATTGTACTATCGGCATcgttgtttttcttttcttcctttaCACCCTCGGAATTCTCCGAGCCGCAATTTTGTACAGGCTCCTTCTTACAGTTGACCTCGTCCATCTCGGATTTTACTTTATCCCCATGAGATTTCGTGTCCTTATTCTGCTCGTTCAAATTGtgctttttttcatttttaacttCGTTTGGTGCCTCATTTTCgcgattttcaaaattcatttTGTTATCACCCTCTTGTTTCACCTCGGATTTCTCTTCTACCGGCATGTTTTTGTACTTCTCATCAAGCTCTGCTTGAAGTTCAAGAACTTCTGGTTCGGCACTCTCCATAGCTTCCACGAAGATGCCGCCAGAACATGCTAATTCCCAATATCTCCTCCAATACCTATCCTGGCCGAATATATGTGCACGGAGTTGCTTCGAAGAGCTGTTCAGCTTTTGCAATTGTTCTTCTGATTGTTTCAGTAGTTTATCCAATTTCTTACCCAATTCTTCACCAGACAAATTCTTGTCTTCCTcctaaacaaaaatttttcaaattattcatCAATATCAACCTAtctaaatttaacttaagaaTAAACTTAAGAGAGCTGTTCTAAGATACCTCTTCTGGCTGAGTGCCTTCACTCTCATTTTCAGACATGTCTTCTACCTCGTCCTCGTGATGAATTTCGTCCGGTGTAGGTGTCGTACCTACGGCAGTGGACGTAGTATTGCCTTCTTCCTCACCTTCCTTCTTCTCGATGGTGATTGTATCGCCAATCTTGTTTACAATTACGCCCACAGCCTCCATTCGGACTTTTCTACTATGTAATTGTCTAAGCCTGtataaacacaaaaaacaataaacaatgttatcaaaataaatttgaaaaaaaccaaaatttatttgtaatatatcttcaattaatttaatttagcttCTCTTGCATATCTTTAGTAAAaagtgtttaatattttttaatattattaatccaTAATGCCAttctttaatcaattatttcctCATATCATACAACTTACTTTCTAATTTTGGTATCCAGAACAAATCTTTCCTTCCTCAACTGAGCTACAGTTTCGAGGCTTCCCTCTATCTGTCTGATCACAGCCTTATTTTGCAGTAGCTCGTTGCACAGGAAAGCGAGCATCTGCGCCTTATGCGTCGGATTCAACGCTAAGAAAGGCTTATCTCGTAATCTTTCCGACATCTTCCACGTTTCGTTGTTATGTAAGTGCTCATAGAACTGTGCGTTCTTTCCCGAGCAAGTCGAAGCGTAATCGCCGCCATTCTGATGATGATCGGCAAATTTCTTGTCGCGTTCACGCTCAAGGCACACCCCTGTCAGAGCCTTTACTTCTCCGGTTGCGTTTGCGTACAAATAAATTCGCAGTACTTCACTAATGTTGGCGTGAGTAATGTCAGCTTGACGCAAACTCTGACCCAAGCCCGTAGTGTGTCTGGCCGGCTGCGGGATTCCTGGGTCTTCAATGGCACACACCAACAGATGCGTCATAACTGACAGCATCTCCTCCTCGGCTTCCTCATCGTTGAGAAGAGCGAGTTGAAGACTCTTCAAGCTCGGTAGCGATTCCATGTCTGCAAAATAGAACAATAATAATCGATttcgaattaaaataatgaattttttattgcaaaatatataaaacaaaaggtGCTCACCAAATCCTAAAGTTTCTccaaaattgtgtaaaaattcgaaTACCATGACAATGTCTGCAAACGCTTGCCCAGAGAGTTTAAGTCCAggtattcttttaatttctggCAGTGGTCTATGATCTAAAAGATTAGACAAAATTAGTTAGAAGGTCATTAGTTCAACAATCTCATTAATTAAAACCGCATAAACTTAGTTTCAATCCAAGTTCTTAACTCGCTACATGACGTAGTAAGGGCAATGTTCTCATCGCATAGTATCAGTCGCTCTTTTGTTCGCGTACCTGTCAGTTCCATATCCTCCACAGGCTTGCGAATTTGTTCGATCAATTCCATCTCGACTCTCCTCTGTTCTGCCCGCTTTTCTTTCGTCGCTATCCTTTCGGCCCTGGCCTCCAGgcgtttcttctctttctcctccatCTTCCGACGGTTCTCTAGGGCCCGTACCAGAGCCATGTGCTGcctccttctctccctctcctgcAGTCATCGTTCATCGTTATAGTAACACATAGCAAAACTAATTGAAGCATTCATGCAAATAATAACGAATCAAGACAAAATTGCGAATAGTGTATAGACTCTCCATTATGTTTTGCCAATAAAGCgtagtatatatgtatggaGTGGAAAATTACAAGAAACTATTACTTTTTACTGTTCATCAAACTCAGAATAAAATAGATCTATTCTAAtatatcttgaaaaatataaaaaattcacatgCTTTTTGAAAAGcatatttataagttaaatttagttaaaatttagCTAATTCGAATGTCCAAAGGAATGAGCACTTAATTATTATCCAAATTTCCATACGGTTTCCGTGATCTTCCACTCTGTCTTTGTATGTCACGCATGGACCAAACTCTACAACCGTCCCAAATACTCTTCCACGCATTACACATTACGAACAGTATTGTTACACGGATGCACTGATAGTCACAGAAGAGCAATTCGAGCGCATCGTGACACAAAAAACCGTCCGTTTACATTGACAGTgcgcagaaaaaaaaaccgtgcAGTTTCTAGCAAACCAGATCTAGCCCGAGCTATGAGAATTGGTCTCTTTCAGTCCTAAAGTTCTTAAAAATCtcaagaaaaaattctatCGAACGCGTTATTATATGGTAACACAAACAAGAAATTTTCGGTTCCCTAGTACTGAATTTAGAGGTGCGAACGCGTACTTTTTTTTCACAGGATGTAAGCTTATGAACTGCAATGATTTGTGGAAGCTGAAGCGGCTACAGATCGATTAAATAAGCGGACAAAGATATGACATGCCGAGAGAGGTCTCGAAGATGATAACGTGTAAACCGCGACATGTGGTCCGACACAAGCCATCGTTAGATCTCGAATTGACAGTCGTCGAAAACTCAATGGGAATGTAATGCATAAGCCGTTTGTGTGCACGCCGCCAGTTTGCGATGTAACGCAGAGCCAATGCGAGTTAGTTGCAAGTCGCTAATTCGTTAATGCCGTTCTGTTAGACGCTAGATTGGGTATGTGACATACCAGCTCGACGGTGTAGAGCATCTCGCGCTGCTTGGTGAGCTCCTGCATGTACATCTGCGGCACAAAACACATCCACAGTCCACTAGTGCTCAAACCGCCACACTCAATCTAACAATCTTTCCCTCGCTCCCTACCGCGTAGATGttctctacttatcgactacTTTTCTGCCACAGAGTTAAATCGTGTCGCGAAATTGGCAGCATGATTGACTGTCCTTTCGCGACAAGATTGTTGAACAATGTTATGCTGAATTGATTTTtccaatttcaaaataaagccAGCACGATAAGTGACAGCAGGGTGTCTCATCTTCATTTTCGTTTATCAAATACAGAGTTGTCGACATTATCTTTGCAAGAACTTAAAAACATCACATGTAAACACTTTGCAATTTTCAGTagttaaaatgtttgttatatttaatatgattaaatgTCTTACTACAATGCAATTCTTGTAATGAGCtcttattaaagtttattaaaaacgaataaaaaaagattaaaattttatctgttcCGAACAGTTTTACTTTACGAACCCTTTATGTTTgttgtattgtatatatttcga
This sequence is a window from Monomorium pharaonis isolate MP-MQ-018 chromosome 3, ASM1337386v2, whole genome shotgun sequence. Protein-coding genes within it:
- the LOC105835952 gene encoding bromodomain adjacent to zinc finger domain protein 2B isoform X4, whose product is MEKENSASGGGGGGGGGGGAEAASATSGATSTSEKLQADQANPLLDPTALFGAYWPRGDSAASSLFGGMPGGYGLGAPHLPSAYAILGRGGSAPGFGGHTPASAPPPSPYPHSSLGTLSVAASQAASLGINPAASAWWTMASHLAAQDYLARLQGAAGLPGFPPGAESLLPPYPASLLNPPSLSSHKSSKSKSSKSHKTPASSSSSTTPSMTSSSLPAVSTQPSVTSSHHSTPVSSTPNSQSNVVSSAKEGSDPSSILGGVRLPPDTEIIKYTSSIVGPKVPGTTNRGRKKTISLDTPSVSVHPPPVPTLSAHQTNTTSSSSLMMEPRKYNRTTDSNEYRDSVDRVEVIKLPAHSTNGSVLSAPPTYTSSSSNSGSSNVNNNINDSDAPLNLSLKPATTSSSSPISGSQPLSQLSNLSQSLLASDRTSRRKPGPKPRRVPQNSVPVPASPSPSLAQLFAAADSPQRPSSGSEESESASTTTHHKDGRPRNLGRGVSKPKKNTVASLLAQSRALGIKPTPALDPTVPLSHQVSLLRSNILAAQMQVATGQSDDKSQYYHLLTKIQKKKRPRPIRASWARSHEKMKNKLLEASGEESNMDVTSESGSNTDVVTDTDDDNAEGTPSAKRRKLRPSERDLQIPLERGWKRETVIKGLGKTGVIKGDVSYYSPCGKTFRSSPDLVKFLEQQNPAELTTANFSFSSRPLVGEFLQPTMGLAEAEFVRLGAQEVARRLEELKAVSGFRDARTNNQYERDKLAYAKKLAKEEAQRHKEQARLIKEQEKTERLEAVRREREIRNQQLLEGRKRLAFTIKQKMKIIQEIERGKSKSDVARELGLASSTVATIWKNRESIAESWRNRDMMHQTDVEDVPPKKSPSMSSLVSTTAALCTPVAMTTMTTTTTAITTMPSLVSGVVVPPPQVQVVPPVLPPPPYPTLTLPPASTGLVPSSQPMTTSISSSNLSSITTSTGTTTTTMPPDNTQQAQTQTQSQELLEARKKRQEEVEKIRLEEQQRKQQERELKRQQAVMLKEQERERRRQHMALVRALENRRKMEEKEKKRLEARAERIATKEKRAEQRRVEMELIEQIRKPVEDMELTDHRPLPEIKRIPGLKLSGQAFADIVMVFEFLHNFGETLGFDMESLPSLKSLQLALLNDEEAEEEMLSVMTHLLVCAIEDPGIPQPARHTTGLGQSLRQADITHANISEVLRIYLYANATGEVKALTGVCLERERDKKFADHHQNGGDYASTCSGKNAQFYEHLHNNETWKMSERLRDKPFLALNPTHKAQMLAFLCNELLQNKAVIRQIEGSLETVAQLRKERFVLDTKIRKLRQLHSRKVRMEAVGVIVNKIGDTITIEKKEGEEEGNTTSTAVGTTPTPDEIHHEDEVEDMSENESEGTQPEEEEDKNLSGEELGKKLDKLLKQSEEQLQKLNSSSKQLRAHIFGQDRYWRRYWELACSGGIFVEAMESAEPEVLELQAELDEKYKNMPVEEKSEVKQEGDNKMNFENRENEAPNEVKNEKKHNLNEQNKDTKSHGDKVKSEMDEVNCKKEPVQNCGSENSEGVKEEKKNNDADSTMTDAKTNVTSEEIKQETEVNTDVNMKEEVKKENEETDEDMTKPLVKMMEDKIVETIPNGDKFNHVNNLHNGKELNGSFISIMSIISDNSNPEPNWFSILPRETCDTPGPSTKQIFGIAEPTELRIPVFPPPASPSYDRCDSPAPLILTQDEAVQLEYLKVHGLPPPGEAKPVPKDLRYGWWRITDVDTFQELLEHLHSRGVREKELKRTTWATMESFLAVTGKINVDPGNMAATELQVEPDDPNTPIPKPDNPSNWGEQVALRVDAQLLEQVEALEDKVANASMQVKGWKLPPRAGTEEAEEIDKLNEMEKISAVEQARQRLLSLEAAIERRYLKPPLGVCTGDPNLAALKAEQAAAANANSNNSEQNNQAPAPPEETTPRGLNTWREATARAHTSAQLAMALYMLEASIAWDKSIMKAVSLTTARNSVCAKLRNRCVSLKATNQYKQLLTTSQTSNCQFCHSGDNEDKLLLCDGCDRGYHTYCFRPKMENIPDGDWYCHECMNKATGERNCLVCGKRVGKNLVLCELCPRAYHTDCHNPVMPKMPRGKWYCSNCHSKQPKKRNSSRRSHTKGGGTRESESSDHPPASPTPSTASNTHVEDVSSSEPPTPTASPRKEGNNRTLTKKQQRELAPCKILLEQLEQQDEAWPFLLPVNTKQFPTYKKIIKTPMDLSTIKKKLQDSAYKSRDEFCADVRQMFINCEVFNEDDSPVGKAGHGMRSFFEMRWTEITGAPPPHPQTHS